In Strigops habroptila isolate Jane chromosome 2, bStrHab1.2.pri, whole genome shotgun sequence, one genomic interval encodes:
- the PLEKHB1 gene encoding pleckstrin homology domain-containing family B member 1 encodes MALVKSGWLWRQSSILRRWKRNWFVLYLDGSLVYYHDETQRDMDGRIHIKYSCRDVRTGHECRDVQPPEGKSRDCLLMVVLRDGSKTTLCAESEDDAVAWKMAVLEAKSTPVHVYDPYDDDYYQTVPLDSHQAAYISSGHYGLQHGAPGVTHVIVREDPYRVSGDQMALGLLAGAATGAALGSFMWMPCWF; translated from the exons ATGGCGCTGGTGAAGAGCGGTTGGCTTTGGCGGCAGA gctCCATCCTGCGCCGCTGGAAGAGAAACTGGTTCGTGCTGTACCTGGATGGCAGCTTGGTGTACTACCACGACGAGACGCAGCGCGACATGGACGGCCGGATCCACATCAAGTACAGCTGCCGGGATGTGAGGACCGGCCACGAGTGCAGAG ACGTGCAGCCACCCGAGGGAAAGAGCCGCGACTGCCTGTTGATGGTTGTGCTGCGGGACGGCTCCAAGACAACGCTGTGTGCAGAGAGTGAGGACgatgctgt TGCCTGGAAGATGGCCGTGCTGGAGGCTAAATCCACCCCG GTTCACGTCTACGACCCCTACGACGACGACTACTACCAGACGGTGCCCCTCGACTCCCACCAGGCCGCCTACATCAGCTCCGGCCACTACGGCCTCCAGCACGGAG CTCCCGGGGTGACCCATGTCATCGTGCGTGAGGATCCCTACCGGGTCTCTGGGGACCAGAtggccctggggctgctggcgGGGGCCGCCACCGGCGCTGCCCTCGGCTCCTTCATGTGGATGCCCTGCTGGTTTTAG